TGTTGggaccataagaaatataaaaatgttaaaataaagttagtggaagatatgtgaggtctataagcattataaaaatattaaagtaaggatgaataaggttatttttgtacaaaatgtatgatataaatagaaagattttttatgGGAACCACAAATAGAACACCTAAAAATGAGAACTTTTtgaagaacggagggagtaaattatatactattatatttCATGCATGTTACAAATTTCTTATGACCCAACACATAACCCCCATAAATTTGCTATAGGACTTGTACACAATAGTCAATAAGACGTGCATAAGAAAATAGTTAACTGCACACCTAATAAGATTTCATCCTCAAATCAATTAGTGTTAAgaggagtagcccatcaagtTACATACATATTATCTTTCTAATTTTTCGACATGGGTTGTTGCTTAGACAGATTGTTGCTTAGATAGATATGACTAACTCAAAGAGATTAAATATCAATGCACtatttcaatctttaatatctcattatcatgtataataaaaaattataaaaatttgatattaatcaACTTTGCATTGAGAAAAAGCAAATAAGATCTTACATgtctatgttttaacttatagataaaTTAACTAATTATCTTAAATGATTCTAATTTTTACAAGAAACCTTATTCAATCCATCACCACCCTCTTTAAAAGggttataaaacataaaattagattaaaatGTACATCATATCCaaaattaattatcttaaaTTATTCTAATTTTTACAAGAAACCTTATTCAATCCATCACTACCCTCTTTAAAAGgtgataaaacataaaataattaaattaaaacatcagacgcaaaattaattaattattaaataattttaatttttacaagaaacCTTATTCAATCCATCACTATCCTCTTTAAAAGGgtgataaaacataaaattaaattaaaacatcatgcgcaaaattaaaatatcatacggaaaacaaaaaaaacaaatttctcCCATTTCTCCCTGTCCACTCCTTGAAGGGAGCACAAGCGTGAATGTGTGATATAACCATTATTCTCATCCCCGGACCCTGACTTATACGGAATACATTTAAAGACCAAGAGCAAAAGGGAAGGTAGTAGAAGCTAACCAACTACCACCAGAAATAAAATCCCCAGGAGTAAACTTTAAAGCCTCAGACTGTTGACTAATAACTCGTACACCATCCCATTGTACTCGTTTCGACGTATCAGATCCTGGCCCACTATTATCATACTCCAAATAATGCAAAGTTTTCAATCCAAACTCACCTTCCCATTCATGCCAACCCGCCGGATGAACCACATCACTTATACTAGATTGCATAATTACCGTCCTAGAGTATTCTTGCCATGGTCTACCTAGATACGTTGCATAATTATTTTTAGCACCTTGTAGATCCATCGTGCCCCCGATTCGACATTTTTGGATCACTATTCcggtgttttggtttgggtccATTCGAGATTGTGCTGTGATCATGTTCTTTTGATTTGGATTAGGCTTACGTGCATGGATGTCACAATCTTGGAATACAACTGCTGCGTTACCAAATATGAAGTCTACGGTTCCTGTAATAAGACATTTTACGAAGAATTGTCGATTTTTGTGGACGTAAAGGGTGTCTTGGTAAGCTAGAATGTCGCATTCGTAAAATGCTGATAAGTCTGCCCCTACACGAAGTGCTACTGCTTGGTGTTTTGATGGGCCTGCGGTGTTTTGGATGGTTAAGTCTCTTGCTAAGAATCCGTCTCCGGTGATTGCTGCGCAAAATTGTAAACATTGTAAAGCAATGAATTGAGGATACCAACTAGTATGCAACAACTTTTACAATTGTATTTGCGTCCAACATTTTTTAGAGTAAtcaattttgaactttataataattgaccaataataataataataataataataataataatagtaggaCTTTAAGAATAAAAACAGTATTAGGGCCGGGCTCCTACTACCGACATAACTTTTCTTTCTTATTCTATCATCTTTACAAACAATAATGGCTTTTTACAAGCCATAATAACTTTCTTTTCTGACCCTATCATCTTTACAAACCAAAACCCATTATTAGTAGGAGTACAAccaattaaatcaataaaaagtattttattgtaaactcttttctttttctaaaaCTTCACCTTCAATGTATTTGaagaatataattaagaaatatGAAAGTAATTTACTAATAGTTGATAATGCCTCCACAAATACTAGCCCTAGCTAACATTTATTACCATGCATATAGTATAGATGATCACATATAGAGATAAGTACAAAGGTAAATACGTGCTTAATTGATATCTCTATATATTCTTTATGTTTTTTTCGTTTTAAATATTTAGATTTAACGCAAACTTTTGACTATGAATTTTCGCCAATCTACTTAAAAATTATATCTATGTGTCATTCTAAGATAGCTTTGATTCAGTGTATATATTCcaaattttatgagttttaaatttataataaacacTAAAAACTATAAATAGTTGGAAAAAACAAAACGGAATAGAGAGAATATAGACTAACCGACAGTTGCTGAATCGAAGGTGGTGAAGCCATCAACAACATTCCTCTTTCCAGTAATAATAGTCTTTGTTCTCCCTTCTCCAACAAACATTAAATTCGTTTTCTTCTTACCAACTTCTACAATTTCATCGTATACTCCTGCCTTAATAAAAATCACAAAccttttcttacttttgttgGGGGCGGCCGCCACCGCCTCCGCAATCGTCCGGTGATCTCCGCTCCCGTCTGCTGCCACGACCGTATCCGCCCTAGGTTGACCCTCTTGTAGCAATCTCTTGTCCTCTCTAGACATCCACATTGGCCAACCACCAAACTCATTAGGACTATTTTTATGATCATTATTATAaccattaattaattttcttttcttattggCTGATAATTCAGCCGCTATATCAAAATCAGTCATGTTTTTAATCATAGCCAAAGCGTTACTACACATACGTTCTACGTGTACCTGCCCACTTTTGAGCACTTCCCTTACGTGCTTATCAGCTTTATTATGAGAAAATCCATCTAAACATGTTTCTTGATCCGTCATAGCGGCTGATACAAGTGTCTTCATATCATCCGCGTATTCCTTTAAAGACTTACCgcgtttattattattattattatttttattattattattgttgttgttattaatatcgTTATAATGCTGGTAGTTTAGAAGGTCAATTAAGGTGCTTCTGAGTTCATCTAGGGTTTCATCGATTGACTCGAGACAGTCATGCAGAGCATTTTTCTCTCGAAATGTAAGgtttttttgagttttaataAGATTTTCTATCGTAAAGTAGTTATGCTCTACAGCTTTAGTAGTGAGGTTTAAGGAGGCCGCGATTACATCCTTTTGGGTGGAGATTTTTTTAAGGTTTAAGGAAGGAGATAAGGCAATGGCGGTGTAGCAAAGATTGGGAAATCGTGTACAACCACAAGAGGATTTGAGGATAGCATGTGTTTCATGGGAGAGTCTAGGATTTTTAATGTGATTTTGTTGATGAGATGATTTTGCATCAATGCTAATACCAATTGTAGTAGCAATGAGTAAAAGGGTAGCAAGAAAACctaaaagaaataattttttgtgCTTTTTGAGTAATTGTTTCATGATTATAATGATGAATAAAAGGAATATATGTTCTTAGTATTGATGTGAGTTACGGAAGGGCAATAGGGAGAGTATATATAGCCACAATGTTAGGGACTTAGGATGCTCAAAATGGGACAAGAGATCACTACAAAATAAAGGCAAATCAtttactattaattaaattagttttctttttggaagattttttcaaaaaaattagta
The sequence above is drawn from the Amaranthus tricolor cultivar Red isolate AtriRed21 chromosome 5, ASM2621246v1, whole genome shotgun sequence genome and encodes:
- the LOC130813814 gene encoding pectinesterase-like, translated to MKQLLKKHKKLFLLGFLATLLLIATTIGISIDAKSSHQQNHIKNPRLSHETHAILKSSCGCTRFPNLCYTAIALSPSLNLKKISTQKDVIAASLNLTTKAVEHNYFTIENLIKTQKNLTFREKNALHDCLESIDETLDELRSTLIDLLNYQHYNDINNNNNNNNKNNNNNNKRGKSLKEYADDMKTLVSAAMTDQETCLDGFSHNKADKHVREVLKSGQVHVERMCSNALAMIKNMTDFDIAAELSANKKRKLINGYNNDHKNSPNEFGGWPMWMSREDKRLLQEGQPRADTVVAADGSGDHRTIAEAVAAAPNKSKKRFVIFIKAGVYDEIVEVGKKKTNLMFVGEGRTKTIITGKRNVVDGFTTFDSATVAITGDGFLARDLTIQNTAGPSKHQAVALRVGADLSAFYECDILAYQDTLYVHKNRQFFVKCLITGTVDFIFGNAAVVFQDCDIHARKPNPNQKNMITAQSRMDPNQNTGIVIQKCRIGGTMDLQGAKNNYATYLGRPWQEYSRTVIMQSSISDVVHPAGWHEWEGEFGLKTLHYLEYDNSGPGSDTSKRVQWDGVRVISQQSEALKFTPGDFISGGSWLASTTFPFALGL